The stretch of DNA AGGACGTGAGGGAGAACCGCTCAGGCGGGAGCGCGCCCACCGTCCTGCGGATGGTCCTCGGCAAGCGGCTGCGGCACCTGCGGGAGCGGGCCGGGGTCTCCTTCGAGGACGCGGCACGGGCCATCGAGGTCACGCCGCTGACGGTCCGCCGGATAGAGAAGGCCGAGGTCGGCCTGCGCATCCCGTACGTCAAGGAGTTGTTGCGCACCTACGGCGTCCCCGCGGCGGAGATCGACGACTTCGTCACCCTGGCCCGGGAGGCCAATCGGCCGGGCTGGTGGTACAAGTACCGCGACGTACTGCCGGAGTGGTTCAAGGCGTACGTGAGCCTGGAGAGCGAGGCCAGCGTCATCCGCCTCTACGAACCTCATTACGTGCCGGGCCTGTTGCAGACCCGCGACTACGCCACCGCGCTCATGCGGGTCGGCTTCCCCAACGAGTCGAAGGAGGAGATCGCCCGTCGCGTGGCCCTGCGCCTGAGACGCCAGGACCTGCTCGCCAAGCCGGACGGCCCGGCCATGTGGGCCATCGTGGACGAGACGGTGCTGCGCCGCCCCGTCGGCGGCCCCAGGGTGATGCGGGCCCAGCTGGACCGGCTCGTCGAGGTGCTCCGGATGCCGAAGGTCAGTATCCAGGTCATGCCCTATTCGGTGGGGGCCCACCCGGGCGCCTTCGGCCCCTTCCACCACTTCCGCTTCGGCTTCTCCGAACTGCCCGACGTCGTCTACACCGAGAACCTCGCGGGCTCGGTGTACTACGACAGGCCGGAGGACGTCGTGACCTATCTCGAAGTTCTGGACCGGATGTCCGTGCAGGCGGAACCGGTCGCACGGACCAGGGACATCCTGGGCGAACTGCGTAAGGAGTTGTGATCCATGGCATCCAACGCCCCCCTCCACAGCGGCATACCGGCCGGTGACCTGGGCACCGAGGGCTGGCACAAACCCTGGAGCGGCACCAACGGCGGCTCCTGCGTCGAGGCCAAGCGCCTGCCCGACGGCAGGGTCGCCCTCCGCCAGTCCACCGACCCCGAGGGGCCCGCGCTGCTCTACAGCCGGGACGAGATGATCGCGTTCCTCCGGGGCGTCAAGGCGGGCCAGGCGGACTTCCTGGTGGACTGAGCCCGAACCGGACCCGGAAGAAAACCGGAACAGCCCCGGCCGGCCCCGCAGCGCGCGGGACCGGCCGGCTCCGCGTCTGGGTTCGCGGCATGGGCCCGACCGCATCGGTCCGGGGACGGGGGCGGGGCGGCCCCCTCCTCGGCATCATCCTGAACTCGGGCCACGCATAAGGACGTTGACGCTAAGTTGAAGACAGACAACGACCGCCGCACGCACGGCAGGAGACCCCCCATGGCAGACGGCGAGCTCACCCCGGACCAGGACGCGCTGTCCAAGATCGACACCACGGTGCCGCACTCGGCCCGCATCTGGAACTACTGGATGGGCGGCAAGGACAACTACGAGGTCGACCGGATCGCGGGCGACGCCTACCGCGAGCACGCGCCGACCATCGAGACCATGGCCCGCGCCTCCCGCCAGTACCTGGTCCGCGCCGTGACCTACGTGGCCGGCGACCTCGGCATCCGCCAGTTCCTCGACATCGGCACCGGACTGCCGACCTACGACAACACCCACCAGGTCGCCCAGCGCATCGCCCCCGAGTCGCGCATCGTCTACGTCGACAACGACCCGCTGGTACTGCGCCACGCCCAGGCCCTGCTCACCAGCACCCCCGAGGGTGTGACCGAGTACATCGACGCGGACCTGCACGACCCCGAGGCGATCATCGAGCGAGCGGGCAAGATCCTCGACTTCGACCAGCCGGTGGCCCTGATGCTGATGGGCATTCTCGGCCACGTCCAGGACTACGAGGAGGCGAAGTCGATCGTCCGCCGCGTCCAGGCCGCGCTGCCCTCCGGCAGCTGCTTCGTGCACTACGACAGCACCGACACCGACCAGGCGCTCAAGGAGGCCCAGCAGGGCTACGACGACACCGGCGCCGTCCCGTACGTGCTGCGCAGCCCGGAGCAACTGGTCGCCTACTACGAGGGACTCGAGCTGGTCGAGCCCGGCATCGTCTCCTGCCCGCTGTGGCGTCCCGAGCCGGGCACCGTGCCCGAGCCCACGGACATCCACGGCGGCGTGGCCCGCAAGCCCTGACACCCGGGCGGCGGGACTCGCGGGCCACGCCCCGGCCTACGGCGCCGTGCGCAGGAAGTCCGCCAGCGCCTCCAGGAGCCGGTCGACGTCCTCGTCGTCGTTGTACGGGGCCAGTCCGATCCGCAGCCCGCCGGTGTCGCCCAGGCCGAGCCGGCGGGAGGCCTCCAGGGCGTAGAACGCGCCCGACGGAGCCGCGACGGCGCGTTCGGCCAGGTGGCGGTAGGCGTCGACGGTGCTGCGGCCCTCCATGGTCAGCAGCAGGGTCGGGGTGCGCTCGGCCGCGCGCGAGTGCACGGTGATCTCCGGGAGGCGGGACAGCTCCTCCTCGATCCGGCGGCGCAGTGCGTCCTCGTGCCGTTCGAGCGAGCCGAAGGAGGCGAGGAGCCGTTCCCGACGGGTGCCGCGCGCCCGCGGGTCCATCCCGGCGAGGAAGTCCACGGCGGCCCGGGTCCCGGCCAGCAGTTCGTAGGGCAGGGTGCCGAGTTCGAAGCGCTCGGGCACCGCGTCGGACGAGGGCAGCAGCTTGTCCGGGCGCAGCGTCTCCAGCAGGTCCGGGCGGCTCGCCACGACGCCGAGGTGCGGGCCGAGGAACTTGTACGGGGAGCAGGCGAAGAAGTCCGCGCCCAGGGCGGCGAGGTCGACCGGGGCATGGGCGGTGTGGTGCACGCCGTCGACGTAGAGCAGGGCGCCGCGCTCGTGGGCCAGGGCGGCGATCGCGGGCAGGTCCGGGCGCGTGCCGATCAGGTTGGAGGCGGCGGTGACCGCGACCAGCCGGGTGCGGTCGGACAACTGGTCCGCGATGTGCCGCGCGGTCAGTTCGCCGGTGGCCGGGTCGAAGTCCGCCCAGCGCACGACGGCTCCCACGGCCTCGGCGGCCTGGACCCAGGGCCGGATGTTGGCGTCGTGGTCGAGCCGGGTGACGACGACCTCGTCGCCCGGCGCCCACGTCCGGGCCAGCGTGCGCGAGAAGTCGTACGTCAGCTGGGTCGCGCTGCGCCCGAAGACGACTCCGGACGGCTCCGCGCCCAGGAGGTCCGCCATGGCTTCCCGGGCGGTGGCGACGCAGTCCTCGGCGTTGCGCTCGCCCGCCGTCGTCAGGCCCCGGTTGGACAGCGGACCGGCGAGCGCGTCGGCGACGGCGTCGATGACCGGCTGCGGCGTCTGGCTGCCGCCCGGCCCGTCGAAATGGGCCCACCCGGCCTTCAGGGCGGGGAACTGCGCGCGGACACCGGCGATGTCATGCGTCACGGACGACTCCTTCGAACGCTCCTGATGCGGGATGCGTCCCCATGATCCATCGCCCCGCGCCGCGAGGACAGCCCCCTACGTTCGGCGTTCCTCCAGGGCCGTCTGCCAGGCGGGGACCGGGTCCTTGGGGGCCGGGTCGGCGCGGCGGCCGCCGCGGGTGAAGAAGTCGGCGAGGGGGAGGATCGCGGCGCCGACGGTGACCGCGTCCGGGCCGAGTCTGCCCAGGTCGATGGTGACCTGCTCGGCGGGGTGGCGCAGGGCGTACGCGGTCGCGTGGCGGCGTACCGCGGGCAGGAAGCGGGGGCCGAGCTGGAGGCCGGCCCAGCCGCCGATGAGGATGCGCTCGGGCTGGAAGAGGTTGATCAGGTCGGACAGGCCGGCGCCCAGGTATTCGGCGGTCTCCTCCAGCACCGCGAGCGCCACGGGGTCGGCGGCGGTGCCCTCGGGCGGGTAGGCGGCGGCCAGCAGGGCGGTCAGCGCGGTCTCCTCGTCGGTGCCCCGCGGTGGCCGGCCGCCC from Streptomyces sp. 6-11-2 encodes:
- a CDS encoding DUF397 domain-containing protein, coding for MASNAPLHSGIPAGDLGTEGWHKPWSGTNGGSCVEAKRLPDGRVALRQSTDPEGPALLYSRDEMIAFLRGVKAGQADFLVD
- a CDS encoding SAM-dependent methyltransferase; amino-acid sequence: MADGELTPDQDALSKIDTTVPHSARIWNYWMGGKDNYEVDRIAGDAYREHAPTIETMARASRQYLVRAVTYVAGDLGIRQFLDIGTGLPTYDNTHQVAQRIAPESRIVYVDNDPLVLRHAQALLTSTPEGVTEYIDADLHDPEAIIERAGKILDFDQPVALMLMGILGHVQDYEEAKSIVRRVQAALPSGSCFVHYDSTDTDQALKEAQQGYDDTGAVPYVLRSPEQLVAYYEGLELVEPGIVSCPLWRPEPGTVPEPTDIHGGVARKP
- a CDS encoding cysteine desulfurase-like protein — encoded protein: MTHDIAGVRAQFPALKAGWAHFDGPGGSQTPQPVIDAVADALAGPLSNRGLTTAGERNAEDCVATAREAMADLLGAEPSGVVFGRSATQLTYDFSRTLARTWAPGDEVVVTRLDHDANIRPWVQAAEAVGAVVRWADFDPATGELTARHIADQLSDRTRLVAVTAASNLIGTRPDLPAIAALAHERGALLYVDGVHHTAHAPVDLAALGADFFACSPYKFLGPHLGVVASRPDLLETLRPDKLLPSSDAVPERFELGTLPYELLAGTRAAVDFLAGMDPRARGTRRERLLASFGSLERHEDALRRRIEEELSRLPEITVHSRAAERTPTLLLTMEGRSTVDAYRHLAERAVAAPSGAFYALEASRRLGLGDTGGLRIGLAPYNDDEDVDRLLEALADFLRTAP
- a CDS encoding helix-turn-helix transcriptional regulator, which produces MVLGKRLRHLRERAGVSFEDAARAIEVTPLTVRRIEKAEVGLRIPYVKELLRTYGVPAAEIDDFVTLAREANRPGWWYKYRDVLPEWFKAYVSLESEASVIRLYEPHYVPGLLQTRDYATALMRVGFPNESKEEIARRVALRLRRQDLLAKPDGPAMWAIVDETVLRRPVGGPRVMRAQLDRLVEVLRMPKVSIQVMPYSVGAHPGAFGPFHHFRFGFSELPDVVYTENLAGSVYYDRPEDVVTYLEVLDRMSVQAEPVARTRDILGELRKEL